The sequence TCCCGCAACCGCCGTTCGGTCTCCGGGCGCGGCCGCCGGACGCTGCCGAGCTCGGCGTTGCGCACCGCGCGGAGGCTCAGCCCGGCGCGCTCGGCGAGCTGGGCCTGCGTGAGCCCGGTCAGCACGCGGCGCTCACGAAGCCATCCGGCGAACGACCGGCCTTCCTCCACAGGCGTCCTCTCCCGAGCGGAACGTACCGCTCAAGCATCACGATCGTGCCTCCCGAGCTGTACCACCGAACGGCGAAGATAACCGTTTCCGCAGGTACCGACCGTGACCACGGTGTGACGGCGCAGTACAGGCGCTCGTCCACCACGAGTTCCTAGGCTTGCTCCCGTCCGGTGGTGACGAGGGGTTCGCGGAGCAGCCGTCGCATGGGGTACGACGGCTGCACCCGGGCCATCAGACGCCGAAGCGCTCCAGCAGGGCGCGCACGGCGGCTGGGTTCTCGACGTGGGCGTTGTGCCCGAGGCCGGCGAGGGTGACCGCGTCCGGGTCCAGCGCGCGCAGCTGCTCCGGGCGGCTCATGGGGTCGTGCTCGCCCGCCGCCAGCACGACCGGGCACCGCGCCGCGGCGAGCAGCGCCGGCATGTCCGGCGCGCCGACGCCGAACGCGGCCGGGTCCATCGCGAGGCGCCAACCTCCCTCGGTCTCGCGAAGCCCGGCCGGGTCCGCGGGCGCGATCCCGAGCAGCCCGGACACCTTGAGGTACGCCTGCTCGGCGTCCACCCGCGTCTCGAACACCCGCGACGGCTTGGCCGCGAAGCTCGCCGCGCGCCCGAGGTCGTCCTGGCTCCACTCGACCTTCACGCCGAGCGCCAGCACGCCCGCGACCTCGACGTCGTACTTCCCGGACGCCAGCTCCAGCGCCAGCACCCCGCCGAGCGAATGGCCGGCGACGACGTATGGGCCCTTCCCCGGCAGCGCACGGGCGACGGCGGCGGTGAGCGTCTCGAAGCTGTAGTGCGGCAGCGGCGAGGACGGGCCGTGACCGGGCAGGTCGGGCACCAGGACGCGGCGGGGCAGCGACGGGGCCAAGTGGGCCCACACGGCGCCGGTCGCGCCCAGGCCGTGCAGGAGGAGGACGGCCGGTTCGCCCTCGCCGCCGGTGCGCATGTTCAGGGTGTCCATTCCGGCAGCCTGCCAAATTGTCGGTGGGCGCGGCTAGGGTCGGGCTCGTGACGATCACCGATCCGGACACCTACGTGCGAGGTGTCCCGTACGAGGAGCTGGCGCGGCTGCGGCGCGCCGGCCCGGTGGTGCGCGTCGACGACTTCTGGGCCGTGCTCGGGCACGCCGAGGTGCGGCAGGTCCTGCGTGACCCGGGAGTGTTCTCGTCGCAGCTCGGCGGGACCCAGATCCGCGACGCGGCCGACCTCGCCTACGTGCGCCGGATGATGCTGAACATGGACCCGCCGGAGCACGGCAGGCTGCGCGGGCTGCTGACGAAGGCGTTCACCCCGCGGGCCGTCGCGAAGCTGACTTCGCAGATCGAGACGTGGGCGCGGGATCTCGTCGCTTCGGTCGCGGACCGGGGCGAGTGCGACTTCGCCGCAGTGGCCGCCGATCTGCCGCTGATCACCCTGGCCGGGGTGTTCGGCGTGCCGGAGCGGGACCGGCGGCTGATGTACGACTGGAGCAACCGCGTGATCGGCTACCAGGACGCCGAATACGCGGTCAGCTCGACGGTTTCCGTCTCCGAGGTGAGCGACCTCGCGCGGGCCGCGCTCGCCGTCCGCCCATCGCCGGGGCCGGACGGCGCGATGCCGGATCCGCGGACGCGCGCGGGCATGCCGGACCTCTACGCGTACGCGAACGCGCTGGGCGAGTACAAGCGTTCGCACCCGGGTGACGACGTCATGAGCAACCTGATGCGGCACGTCGGCGACGACGGCGGGCGCGTCTCGCTCGCCGAGTTCGAGAACCTGTTCTGGCTGTTTTCCGTGGCGGGCAACGAAACCCTGCGCAACGGGCTGCCGGGCGGGCTGCTCGCGCTGCTCTCGCACCCCGCGGAATACCGGCGGCTGCTGGCGGACCGGTCGCTGCTGCCGTCGGCGGTCGAGGAGATGCTCCGGTGGTGGACGCCGGTGATGCACTTCCGGCGCACGGCCGCTGCTGACGTCCGACTGTCCGATGTGGACATCCGCGCCGGGGACAAGGTGGTGGTGTGGTTCTCTTCGGCCAACCGGGATCCCGCGGTGTTCCCTTCCCCGGACACCTTCGACGTCGGGCGCACGCCGAACGACCACCTCACCTTCGGCCACGGCCCGCACTTCTGCCTCGGCGCGCACCTGGCCCGGGTGCAGCTGCGGGCGATGTTCGGTGCGGTCTTGGACCAGCTGGGTTTCGTGGAGCTCGCCGGCGAGCCGGTCCGGCTGCGGTCCAACTTCCAGAACGGCCTCAAGTCGCTGCCGATCCGGTGGGGCCGCTGATGGAGATCCGCGAGATGCGCGCGTTCGTCGCGGTGGCCGAAGCCGGGACGATGTCGAAGGCGGCGCGGCAGCTGCACATCAGCCAGCCCGCGCTGTCCCAGACGATCACGGCGCTGGAACGGCGGCTGGGTCTCCAGCTCCTGGTCCGCACGAGCACCGGCGTGCGGACCACCGACGCCGGGGCGACGTTGCTGGGCGAGGCCAGGGCGGTGCTGGCGCGGCACGAACAGGCCCTCGCCGCGCTGGCGCGCCACACGACGACGGACGTGCTGCGCGTCGGCGTCCCCCTGGAGCTGCCGCCGGAACTGCTGCCGTCGGCGCTGGCGCGGCTGGCGGCGGCGTTCCCGGAGACGCGGGTGCAGGCCCGGCACCTGTCGTCGGTGGCGCAGGTGGCGGCGCTGCGCGCGGGTGAACTGGACGTCGGGCTGGTGCGCGAGCGCCCGCCGGGGCCCGACCTGGACGCGGTGCTCGTGGTGGCGGAGGACGTCGGCGTCCTGCTGGCCGCGGACCTCGCGGAGAAGCTGGGTTCGCCGGTCCGGCTGGAGGACCTGGCCGGGCTGGAGTGGTTCGCGTTCGCCCGCGCGGGCAGCCCGGCGTGGTACGACGAGCTGGCGGCGATCCTGCGCAGCCACGGCCTCGACGTCGGCCCGGAGGTCCCGGAAGAGCAGCGGCTGATCGTCGAGCTGAAGATCCCGGCGGTCAACGCGGGCGGGGCGTACGCGTTCGCCCCGGCCGAGTGGCCGTACCCGCTGCCGGACACGGTGCGGTGGGTGCCGCTGGCGGGCAACCCGATCGTCCGGCGGACGTGGGCGGTCTGGCCTGCCGCGTCGCACCGGCGTGACGTCGCGGAGTTCGTCGCCGCGCTGGAGGACTATCGGGCGGACTGATCGCGGGCATAAGCGATGCCGAACGCCGGACCGGAAGTCCTGTCCGGGTCTCGCGCTTGAACCCTCCGACCGGGAGACACCCGGGTCTTCGGAGGAGTTGAACGATGAGTG is a genomic window of Amycolatopsis lexingtonensis containing:
- a CDS encoding cytochrome P450 encodes the protein MTITDPDTYVRGVPYEELARLRRAGPVVRVDDFWAVLGHAEVRQVLRDPGVFSSQLGGTQIRDAADLAYVRRMMLNMDPPEHGRLRGLLTKAFTPRAVAKLTSQIETWARDLVASVADRGECDFAAVAADLPLITLAGVFGVPERDRRLMYDWSNRVIGYQDAEYAVSSTVSVSEVSDLARAALAVRPSPGPDGAMPDPRTRAGMPDLYAYANALGEYKRSHPGDDVMSNLMRHVGDDGGRVSLAEFENLFWLFSVAGNETLRNGLPGGLLALLSHPAEYRRLLADRSLLPSAVEEMLRWWTPVMHFRRTAAADVRLSDVDIRAGDKVVVWFSSANRDPAVFPSPDTFDVGRTPNDHLTFGHGPHFCLGAHLARVQLRAMFGAVLDQLGFVELAGEPVRLRSNFQNGLKSLPIRWGR
- a CDS encoding LysR family transcriptional regulator; the encoded protein is MEIREMRAFVAVAEAGTMSKAARQLHISQPALSQTITALERRLGLQLLVRTSTGVRTTDAGATLLGEARAVLARHEQALAALARHTTTDVLRVGVPLELPPELLPSALARLAAAFPETRVQARHLSSVAQVAALRAGELDVGLVRERPPGPDLDAVLVVAEDVGVLLAADLAEKLGSPVRLEDLAGLEWFAFARAGSPAWYDELAAILRSHGLDVGPEVPEEQRLIVELKIPAVNAGGAYAFAPAEWPYPLPDTVRWVPLAGNPIVRRTWAVWPAASHRRDVAEFVAALEDYRAD
- a CDS encoding alpha/beta fold hydrolase, which produces MDTLNMRTGGEGEPAVLLLHGLGATGAVWAHLAPSLPRRVLVPDLPGHGPSSPLPHYSFETLTAAVARALPGKGPYVVAGHSLGGVLALELASGKYDVEVAGVLALGVKVEWSQDDLGRAASFAAKPSRVFETRVDAEQAYLKVSGLLGIAPADPAGLRETEGGWRLAMDPAAFGVGAPDMPALLAAARCPVVLAAGEHDPMSRPEQLRALDPDAVTLAGLGHNAHVENPAAVRALLERFGV